A stretch of the Synechocystis sp. PCC 7338 genome encodes the following:
- a CDS encoding chlorophyll a/b-binding protein, whose amino-acid sequence MSEELQPNQTPVQEDPKFGFNNYAEKLNGRAAMVGFLLILVIEYFTNQGVLTWLGLR is encoded by the coding sequence ATGAGTGAAGAACTACAACCAAACCAAACCCCTGTGCAGGAAGACCCTAAATTCGGCTTCAATAACTACGCGGAAAAGCTGAATGGCCGGGCCGCCATGGTGGGATTTCTGCTCATTTTGGTGATTGAATATTTCACTAACCAGGGAGTATTGACCTGGTTGGGACTACGGTAA
- a CDS encoding ammonium transporter: MKPKIFPLARYALGAMLAFLFVGVAQAQTETISIAEVTYAINNLFLLAAAVLVLFMQAGFAMLEAGLSSHKNTVNVLFKNTFDVCVGVLLYFLFGYSVMYGETPVLGGFFGWSGFGIANTPNNVEGLSPQVDWLFQAAFAATAATIVSGAVMGRMYFKAYLIYSAVITGLVYPISGYWKWGGGWLDQLGFHDFAGSILVHAVGGFAALAAVVVMGPRIGRFEGNKINSLGYQGITSSSLGVFILWVGWYGFNPGSQLAFVGALNTNTTMLIAVNTTLSAAAGGLAALAFDWITEAKHKANLLVTLNGILGGLVGITAGCDAVSNWSAIAIGAVAGILSVLGTKLLDRLRIDDGVGAWPVHGLCGIWGGIAVGIFSTNIEHKLSAQIVGSLVIPFWAFITMFFLFYLLDLWGMLRVKPSQEKVGLDIVEHGQTEKGVEIAFED, translated from the coding sequence ATGAAACCCAAAATTTTTCCCCTTGCCCGTTATGCCCTGGGCGCTATGCTGGCATTTTTATTTGTCGGGGTGGCCCAGGCCCAAACAGAAACCATTTCCATTGCAGAAGTTACCTATGCAATTAATAATTTATTCTTACTGGCCGCAGCGGTTTTAGTACTGTTCATGCAGGCTGGCTTTGCTATGTTGGAAGCGGGACTGTCTTCCCACAAAAATACAGTTAATGTGCTCTTTAAGAACACTTTTGATGTTTGTGTGGGGGTATTACTTTACTTCCTCTTTGGCTACAGCGTCATGTACGGCGAAACTCCAGTATTGGGAGGCTTTTTTGGCTGGAGTGGCTTTGGCATTGCCAACACCCCAAATAACGTGGAAGGCCTTAGTCCCCAGGTGGATTGGTTGTTCCAAGCGGCCTTTGCGGCCACGGCGGCCACTATTGTCTCCGGGGCGGTCATGGGGAGGATGTATTTCAAAGCCTACCTAATTTACTCCGCTGTCATTACTGGGTTGGTCTATCCCATCAGTGGTTACTGGAAGTGGGGTGGAGGCTGGCTTGACCAATTGGGATTCCATGATTTTGCCGGTTCGATTCTGGTGCATGCGGTGGGGGGATTTGCTGCCCTGGCCGCTGTGGTGGTGATGGGGCCACGCATTGGGCGTTTTGAGGGTAACAAAATTAACAGTCTAGGTTATCAGGGGATTACTTCCAGTTCCCTGGGGGTGTTTATTCTCTGGGTGGGCTGGTATGGCTTTAACCCCGGCAGCCAATTGGCCTTTGTGGGGGCTCTAAACACCAATACCACCATGTTAATTGCAGTGAACACTACCCTTTCCGCCGCCGCTGGTGGATTAGCGGCCCTAGCCTTCGACTGGATTACGGAAGCTAAACATAAAGCCAACTTGCTGGTGACCCTCAATGGTATTTTGGGCGGCTTGGTGGGTATTACTGCCGGTTGTGACGCCGTTAGTAACTGGTCGGCGATCGCCATTGGGGCGGTGGCAGGCATTTTGTCGGTGCTGGGCACGAAGCTGTTGGATCGTCTACGCATTGACGACGGGGTGGGCGCTTGGCCTGTGCACGGTTTATGTGGCATTTGGGGGGGGATTGCCGTGGGCATTTTCAGCACCAACATTGAACATAAACTCAGTGCCCAAATCGTTGGCTCCTTGGTGATTCCCTTTTGGGCCTTCATCACCATGTTTTTCCTTTTCTACCTCCTGGACCTTTGGGGCATGTTGCGGGTAAAACCGTCCCAGGAAAAAGTGGGGCTCGATATTGTTGAACATGGTCAAACAGAAAAAGGGGTGGAGATTGCCTTTGAAGACTAA
- the gloB gene encoding hydroxyacylglutathione hydrolase, with protein sequence MDIRRLPVLADNYIFLLHDRQGNQTAVVDPAVAKPVLDCLQKLGADLVAIYNTHHHWDHVGANRELLAQYPNLKIYGGAEDEGRIPGQTIFLQDGDRLSFGGREATIYFVPGHTRGHIAYYFAPGPGETTGDLFCGDTIFAGGCGRLFEGTPAQMVQSISKLRQLPDQTRLWCAHEYTLGNLKFALTVDPDNRDLQERFQTVQGDRQRGQATIPSWLGTEKRTNPFLRWDNPVIQAQVGLTEPARVFGKLRGMKDNF encoded by the coding sequence ATGGATATTCGTCGCTTACCCGTCCTGGCAGATAACTATATTTTTTTGCTCCACGATCGCCAGGGGAATCAGACCGCAGTGGTGGATCCGGCGGTGGCTAAACCTGTATTGGACTGCCTACAAAAATTAGGGGCTGATTTAGTAGCTATTTATAACACCCATCACCACTGGGACCATGTGGGGGCCAACCGAGAACTCCTAGCCCAATATCCCAATTTGAAAATTTACGGGGGAGCAGAAGACGAGGGACGCATCCCCGGCCAAACAATTTTTCTCCAAGATGGCGATCGCCTGAGTTTTGGCGGTAGGGAAGCAACCATCTATTTTGTCCCCGGCCACACCAGGGGCCACATTGCCTATTACTTTGCTCCAGGGCCTGGGGAAACTACAGGGGATTTATTTTGCGGCGATACCATTTTTGCCGGGGGCTGTGGCCGTTTATTTGAAGGCACTCCCGCCCAGATGGTGCAATCCATCAGTAAATTGCGGCAATTACCGGATCAAACCCGGCTGTGGTGCGCCCACGAATACACCCTAGGTAACCTCAAATTTGCCCTCACCGTTGACCCCGATAACAGGGACCTCCAGGAACGATTCCAGACAGTACAAGGCGATCGCCAACGAGGCCAGGCCACCATCCCATCTTGGTTAGGCACAGAAAAACGCACCAATCCTTTTCTGCGGTGGGACAATCCCGTTATTCAAGCTCAGGTGGGTCTGACGGAGCCAGCTCGGGTATTTGGCAAGCTCCGGGGGATGAAGGACAATTTTTAG
- a CDS encoding dihydroorotase gives METQCRPQVRCLDPIQGKEIRVTVMVQGNAIVAVEDDSHPIPTDAVVVPGDNLLLAPSLADLYSYSGEPGHEDRETLGQLLQTAIAGGFGDIAILPNTDPPLDRPQTLQWLEQRLNQMAGVNAHPREQGEDAATVQCHWWGSVTHGNQGKQLTEWGELDQAGVIGFSDGGAIQDWRLLQRALEYGAMAGKPLALVPLNSSLRGNGVMREGPLAIQLGLPPDPVMSEAAAIASLLELLPHYLTPVHLMRISTARGVELIAQAKSQGLNCTASVNWHHLLLSNGAIAHGLPPHTPHYDPNLRFDPPLGNEGDRLALIEGIKNGVIDAIAVDHHAFTYEEKTQTFAEAPPGAIGYELVLPCLWQGLVEKGLVTATELWRALSTNPRQCLGLPKLNPPRILFDPGLAWTLQRGALQTSAYNSPWWGHSLKGAVVAWEV, from the coding sequence ATGGAAACGCAATGTCGACCCCAGGTTCGTTGCCTAGATCCCATACAGGGCAAGGAAATACGGGTGACGGTGATGGTACAGGGCAATGCCATTGTGGCCGTGGAGGATGATTCTCACCCGATACCAACGGATGCGGTGGTGGTTCCCGGAGACAATTTGCTCTTGGCCCCCAGCTTGGCGGATCTGTACAGCTACAGCGGTGAGCCTGGCCACGAAGACCGGGAAACCCTCGGCCAATTACTGCAAACGGCGATCGCCGGCGGCTTTGGGGACATAGCCATTTTGCCTAACACCGATCCCCCGTTGGATCGGCCCCAAACTTTGCAATGGTTGGAGCAACGGTTAAATCAGATGGCAGGGGTAAATGCCCACCCGCGGGAGCAGGGGGAAGATGCGGCCACAGTTCAATGCCACTGGTGGGGGAGCGTCACCCACGGCAACCAGGGCAAGCAGTTAACGGAATGGGGAGAGCTAGACCAAGCAGGGGTAATTGGTTTTAGCGATGGGGGCGCAATTCAAGATTGGCGGTTACTACAGCGGGCTTTGGAATATGGGGCTATGGCCGGCAAACCTTTAGCTTTGGTTCCCCTCAACAGTTCCCTGCGGGGTAATGGGGTGATGCGGGAAGGGCCGTTGGCGATCCAGTTGGGCCTGCCACCGGATCCGGTAATGTCCGAAGCGGCGGCGATCGCCAGTTTGTTGGAATTATTACCCCATTATTTGACCCCCGTGCATCTGATGCGTATTTCCACCGCCCGGGGAGTCGAACTAATTGCCCAAGCTAAAAGTCAGGGGTTAAATTGCACCGCTAGCGTCAACTGGCACCATCTCCTGCTCAGCAACGGGGCGATCGCCCATGGTTTACCGCCCCATACGCCCCACTACGATCCCAATTTGCGCTTTGACCCCCCCCTGGGTAACGAAGGCGATCGTTTAGCTCTCATTGAGGGGATTAAAAACGGTGTCATTGATGCTATTGCGGTGGATCATCACGCCTTTACCTACGAAGAAAAAACCCAAACCTTTGCGGAAGCTCCCCCCGGGGCGATCGGCTACGAATTGGTTTTGCCCTGTTTGTGGCAAGGGTTAGTGGAAAAGGGTCTGGTAACTGCCACTGAACTGTGGCGTGCCCTGAGCACGAATCCTCGGCAATGCTTGGGCCTACCCAAGCTTAATCCGCCGCGAATTTTGTTTGATCCCGGTCTAGCTTGGACTTTACAGAGGGGGGCTTTGCAAACTTCTGCCTATAACAGTCCTTGGTGGGGCCATAGCCTCAAGGGTGCAGTGGTGGCTTGGGAAGTCTAA
- a CDS encoding universal stress protein, whose translation MFKHCLICTDFSDGLQRLAGFVEELSLCGISKLIFLHTVSVWEDEHLANVDEGKLQEAKVYLESLVANVPAGVEVKVEVSSVRYLDLVNKLVKEEAIDIIINGMPVRSDLESKLFGSHTLSLAKSTEVPVMILRPQLITTYTVEEMALRCQHLWRNLLVPYDASSAGNYLVERLKASLEKGPSGKVQSCYFLSILEDGIRRPELMESRRQEAEEKLATIKQEFSSLVPDIVTEVRQGNPIQEILNAAFVNDITAIAVASRRASLLDWTIPSLTDNILNRSWFPLLFFSPKS comes from the coding sequence ATGTTTAAGCATTGCCTCATTTGTACGGATTTTTCTGATGGACTGCAGCGACTAGCGGGCTTTGTGGAAGAACTTTCCCTCTGTGGCATCAGTAAGCTCATTTTTCTCCACACCGTTTCTGTCTGGGAAGATGAACACTTAGCCAACGTGGACGAGGGAAAACTCCAAGAAGCGAAAGTTTATCTGGAATCCTTGGTCGCCAATGTTCCCGCAGGAGTGGAGGTGAAGGTGGAAGTGTCCTCAGTGCGCTACCTTGACCTGGTTAACAAGTTGGTGAAGGAAGAAGCCATCGACATAATTATCAACGGGATGCCGGTACGGAGTGATCTCGAATCGAAGCTTTTCGGTAGCCATACCCTTTCTTTGGCTAAGTCAACGGAAGTGCCGGTAATGATTTTGCGCCCCCAATTAATTACCACCTACACCGTGGAAGAGATGGCCCTACGTTGCCAACACCTGTGGCGTAATTTATTGGTGCCCTACGATGCCAGTTCTGCCGGTAATTATCTGGTGGAAAGGTTAAAAGCTTCTTTAGAAAAGGGGCCCTCCGGTAAAGTACAGTCCTGTTATTTTCTTTCTATTTTGGAAGATGGTATCCGTCGCCCCGAGCTGATGGAAAGTCGTCGTCAGGAAGCTGAGGAAAAGTTGGCCACAATCAAACAAGAATTTAGCTCCCTGGTGCCGGATATTGTCACCGAAGTGCGCCAAGGTAATCCCATTCAAGAAATTCTCAATGCCGCTTTCGTCAATGATATTACGGCGATCGCCGTGGCCAGTCGTCGCGCTAGTTTATTGGATTGGACTATCCCCAGCTTGACGGACAACATTTTGAACCGCAGTTGGTTCCCCCTCCTGTTTTTCTCCCCTAAAAGTTAA
- a CDS encoding hybrid sensor histidine kinase/response regulator — protein sequence MGPASLLVVDDDPDNFDVIDALLADRGYELNYADSGQQAIDSLDTFQPDLLLIDVMMPGLSGIEVCRAIRASTRWRTLPIIMVTALDSKLSLANCLAAGADDFISKPLNGLELQARIQAMLRLKRQYDALENLLQQRESMVHMIVHDLRNPLTNLILGIQILQRGHYDPPLPTERLDRLLHAGQQIQHLVDDMLVVSKQEHGKIRLDYQEVDLLALMGTVLDDYEAIASQKQLTLVRAWEDRPLVARIDSPIFQRIISNLLSNAIKFSPTGGKVEVVIATGEKDRITICFIDQGPGIKDELKLKIFEPYEVGTIMPNIAQIGLGLAFCKMMSEAHGGAITVQDNQPKGAVLSLTLPPHPPVPSGWVPHGQWEELAVDTRKERSHRIAKVNPDQGPVGLE from the coding sequence ATGGGACCAGCTTCCCTCCTGGTGGTAGATGACGATCCCGATAATTTTGATGTTATCGATGCCCTCCTAGCGGATCGGGGTTATGAGCTTAACTACGCCGACAGTGGCCAACAGGCCATTGACAGCCTGGATACCTTTCAGCCAGACCTCTTGTTGATTGATGTCATGATGCCCGGTCTGAGTGGCATTGAGGTTTGCCGAGCGATCCGTGCTTCGACTCGGTGGCGCACCCTGCCAATTATTATGGTTACGGCCCTGGACAGTAAACTCAGTTTGGCCAATTGTTTGGCGGCGGGGGCCGATGATTTTATTTCCAAGCCTTTGAACGGTTTAGAATTGCAAGCCCGCATCCAGGCCATGTTGCGCCTGAAGCGCCAGTACGATGCCCTAGAGAATTTACTGCAACAACGGGAATCGATGGTGCACATGATTGTCCACGATTTGCGTAACCCCCTCACCAATTTAATTTTGGGGATACAAATTTTGCAGAGGGGTCATTATGATCCTCCCTTGCCCACGGAAAGACTCGATCGCCTGCTCCATGCCGGGCAACAAATCCAGCATTTAGTGGACGATATGTTGGTGGTGTCCAAGCAGGAACATGGCAAGATTCGTTTGGACTATCAAGAAGTCGACCTGTTGGCATTAATGGGGACTGTGCTGGATGATTACGAGGCGATCGCCAGCCAAAAACAATTAACCCTGGTGCGGGCATGGGAAGATAGACCCCTGGTTGCTAGAATAGACTCCCCCATTTTCCAGCGCATCATCAGCAATTTGCTCAGCAATGCAATTAAGTTTTCTCCCACGGGCGGCAAAGTAGAGGTGGTAATTGCAACGGGGGAAAAAGACAGAATCACCATCTGCTTCATTGACCAAGGGCCAGGCATTAAGGATGAACTGAAACTAAAAATTTTTGAGCCCTACGAAGTGGGTACCATCATGCCCAACATTGCCCAAATTGGCTTGGGTCTGGCATTCTGTAAGATGATGAGCGAAGCCCATGGCGGTGCCATCACAGTGCAAGATAATCAGCCCAAGGGAGCCGTTCTTTCCCTGACATTGCCCCCGCATCCCCCGGTTCCAAGCGGTTGGGTTCCCCACGGCCAATGGGAGGAATTAGCGGTCGATACTAGGAAAGAAAGGAGCCACAGGATTGCCAAGGTCAACCCTGACCAAGGACCGGTAGGCTTAGAGTAG